The Corallococcus caeni genome includes a region encoding these proteins:
- a CDS encoding aminotransferase class V-fold PLP-dependent enzyme — MSAPLPAHRAHWGLDPQVVFLNHGSFGACPRPVLQHQAELRARLEAEPVRFLAREVEPLLDEARAALAAFVGVDVEDLSFMPNATTGVNTVLRNLRFQPGDELLTTDNEYNASRNALDVAAAEQGVKVVVAKLPWPVPSPEAVVDAVMAQVTPRTRLLLIDHITSQTALVMPVAELVRRLRERGVETLVDGAHGPGMVPLALQELGAAYYTGNCHKWLCAPKGAAFLYVRRDLQRGFKPMVVSHGHNSPRTDRSRFRLEFDWVGTVDPTPFLCIPTVLRFMAGLVPGGWPQVMASNREKVLAARRGLDAKLGNAVPLCPESMVGSMACVALPDGFPEHPEPPLYLDPLHVRLFKEHHIEIPVTAWPRAPRRHLRLSAQLYNTPADYEALARALEALLR, encoded by the coding sequence ATGAGCGCTCCCCTCCCCGCCCACAGGGCTCACTGGGGCCTGGACCCCCAGGTCGTCTTCCTCAACCACGGCTCGTTCGGCGCCTGCCCCAGGCCGGTGCTCCAGCACCAGGCGGAGCTGCGGGCCCGGCTGGAAGCGGAGCCGGTGCGCTTCCTCGCCCGTGAGGTGGAGCCGCTCCTCGACGAGGCGCGCGCCGCGCTCGCGGCCTTCGTGGGCGTGGACGTGGAGGACCTGTCGTTCATGCCCAACGCCACCACGGGCGTGAACACCGTGCTGCGCAACCTGCGCTTCCAGCCCGGCGACGAGCTGCTCACCACCGACAACGAATACAACGCGTCCAGGAACGCGCTGGACGTGGCCGCCGCCGAGCAGGGCGTGAAGGTGGTGGTGGCGAAGCTGCCCTGGCCCGTGCCCTCGCCGGAGGCGGTGGTGGACGCGGTGATGGCCCAGGTGACGCCGCGCACGCGGCTGCTCCTCATCGACCACATCACCAGCCAGACGGCGCTGGTCATGCCGGTGGCGGAGCTGGTGCGCCGCCTGCGCGAGCGGGGCGTGGAGACGCTGGTGGACGGCGCGCACGGGCCGGGCATGGTGCCGCTGGCGCTCCAGGAGCTGGGCGCGGCGTACTACACGGGCAACTGCCACAAGTGGCTGTGCGCGCCCAAGGGGGCCGCGTTCCTGTACGTGCGCCGCGACCTGCAGCGGGGCTTCAAGCCGATGGTGGTGAGCCACGGGCACAACTCGCCGCGCACGGACCGCTCGCGCTTCCGGCTGGAGTTCGACTGGGTGGGCACCGTCGACCCCACGCCCTTCCTGTGCATCCCCACCGTGCTCCGCTTCATGGCGGGCCTCGTTCCGGGCGGGTGGCCGCAGGTGATGGCGTCCAACCGGGAGAAGGTGCTGGCCGCGCGGCGCGGGCTGGACGCGAAGCTGGGCAACGCTGTGCCGCTGTGCCCGGAGTCCATGGTGGGCAGCATGGCGTGCGTGGCCCTGCCAGACGGCTTCCCCGAGCACCCCGAGCCGCCGCTCTACCTGGACCCCCTCCATGTGCGCCTGTTCAAGGAGCACCACATCGAGATTCCGGTCACCGCCTGGCCCCGGGCGCCCCGCCGGCACCTGCGGCTGTCCGCGCAGCTCTACAACACCCCGGCGGACTACGAGGCCCTGGCGCGGGCTTTGGAAGCGCTGCTGCGTTGA
- a CDS encoding spinster family MFS transporter, with translation MNASSPVAPSSARATQSVRAGYALFILTLINLVNYLDRYIIAVALPEIQKDFGINDAQSGLLGTVFIIVFMLASPLGGFLGDRIPRRLLVAGGVILWSLATGASGLASSFTALLLARAVIGIGEAGYGAVAPSIISDLYPREQRTRMLSYFYIAIPVGSAMGYGLGGWLTQTYSWHAAFFAGGVPGLLLGTMAFFMPEPRRGAMDGPDAAVKLPFMEGLKGLGRNMAFWATTAGYTLMTFSIGGLAFWMPTYLVRERHLWLEHPGRVGLVFGAITAVAGLTGTVAGGWLGDRMDRKRAGGGLWLSGIGLLLAAPCMYLAVNLRDTTLTFAAIGVAQFLIFLNSGPINAAIVNCVPPAFRAFAMGLNVLCIHMLGDAISPTLIGQIADMASLHTAIAINAVPVLLGGLALLLGAKLFRESVPRAQQG, from the coding sequence ATGAACGCCTCCTCCCCCGTCGCTCCGTCCAGCGCGCGCGCCACGCAGTCCGTGCGCGCGGGCTACGCGCTGTTCATCCTCACGCTGATCAACCTGGTCAACTACCTCGACCGGTACATCATCGCCGTCGCGCTGCCGGAGATTCAGAAGGACTTCGGCATCAACGACGCGCAGTCCGGCCTGCTGGGCACCGTCTTCATCATCGTCTTCATGCTGGCGTCGCCCCTGGGCGGCTTCCTGGGGGACCGCATCCCCCGCCGGCTGCTGGTGGCGGGCGGCGTGATTCTCTGGAGCCTGGCCACGGGGGCCAGCGGCCTGGCGTCCAGCTTCACGGCGCTGCTGCTGGCGCGCGCGGTGATTGGCATTGGCGAGGCGGGCTATGGCGCGGTGGCGCCGTCCATCATCTCCGACCTGTACCCGCGCGAGCAGCGCACGCGGATGCTGTCGTACTTCTACATCGCCATCCCGGTGGGCTCCGCCATGGGCTACGGCCTGGGCGGGTGGCTGACGCAGACGTATTCGTGGCACGCGGCTTTCTTCGCGGGCGGCGTGCCGGGGCTCTTGCTGGGCACCATGGCCTTCTTCATGCCGGAGCCGCGGCGCGGCGCCATGGACGGGCCGGACGCGGCGGTGAAGCTGCCGTTCATGGAGGGCCTCAAGGGGCTGGGCCGCAACATGGCCTTCTGGGCCACGACGGCGGGCTACACGCTGATGACGTTCTCCATTGGCGGCCTGGCGTTCTGGATGCCCACGTACCTGGTGCGTGAGCGGCACCTGTGGCTGGAGCACCCGGGCCGCGTGGGCCTGGTGTTCGGCGCCATCACCGCCGTGGCGGGCCTCACGGGCACCGTGGCCGGCGGCTGGCTGGGTGACAGGATGGACCGCAAGCGCGCGGGTGGCGGCCTGTGGCTGTCCGGTATCGGCCTGCTGCTGGCGGCGCCGTGCATGTACCTGGCGGTGAACCTGCGGGACACGACGCTGACGTTCGCGGCCATTGGCGTGGCGCAGTTCCTCATCTTCCTCAACAGCGGCCCCATCAACGCGGCCATCGTCAACTGCGTGCCGCCCGCGTTCCGCGCCTTCGCCATGGGCCTCAACGTGCTGTGCATCCACATGCTGGGCGACGCCATCTCCCCCACGCTCATCGGGCAGATCGCCGACATGGCCAGCCTCCACACCGCCATCGCCATCAACGCGGTGCCGGTGCTGCTGGGCGGCCTGGCGCTCCTGCTGGGCGCTAAGCTGTTCCGGGAGTCCGTGCCCCGCGCGCAGCAGGGCTGA
- a CDS encoding MotA/TolQ/ExbB proton channel family protein has translation MIPHLPLAFGAMNYVEIIRDASFIELAVLLLLMAVSVASWALIAMKATQLSRARAQSLTFLDTFWKASRLEAIYQSAQKLEGSPLSKVFCAGYEELSKLAQTGTQDGGAEAAMSAKLGGIENVERALNRAATAQITELENRVSFLGTVGAASPFVGLFGTVIGILGAFNNIAEQGNATLATVAAPVGNALFATAAGLFAAIPAVVAYNSFVSRIKVFDTEMSNFSADFLNIIKRHFFR, from the coding sequence ATGATACCCCACCTGCCCCTGGCCTTTGGCGCCATGAACTACGTGGAGATCATCCGCGACGCGTCGTTCATCGAGCTCGCGGTGCTCCTGCTCCTCATGGCCGTCTCGGTCGCCTCCTGGGCGCTCATCGCCATGAAGGCCACCCAGCTGTCGCGCGCCCGCGCCCAGTCGCTCACCTTTCTCGACACCTTCTGGAAGGCGTCCCGGCTGGAGGCCATCTACCAGTCCGCCCAGAAGCTGGAGGGCTCGCCGCTGTCGAAGGTGTTCTGCGCGGGCTACGAGGAGCTGAGCAAGCTGGCGCAGACGGGCACGCAGGACGGCGGCGCCGAGGCCGCGATGAGCGCCAAGCTGGGCGGCATTGAAAACGTGGAGCGCGCGCTCAACCGCGCGGCCACGGCGCAGATCACCGAGTTGGAGAACCGCGTGTCCTTCCTGGGCACGGTGGGCGCCGCGTCGCCGTTCGTGGGCCTGTTCGGCACGGTGATTGGCATCCTGGGCGCGTTCAACAACATCGCCGAGCAGGGCAACGCCACGCTGGCCACGGTGGCCGCGCCGGTGGGCAACGCGCTCTTCGCCACGGCGGCGGGGCTGTTCGCGGCCATCCCGGCGGTGGTCGCGTACAACTCGTTCGTCAGCCGCATCAAGGTGTTCGACACGGAGATGTCCAACTTCTCCGCGGACTTCCTCAACATCATCAAGCGGCACTTCTTCCGCTAG
- a CDS encoding cell envelope integrity protein TolA: protein MSSAVTHSLLVTRPTRLSRFLVFSVGGHVAVLAAALLYARFTSAPKVDLDQKPINASLVRLGKPRDPKLLPRKEVAQPPPKEVVAKPTPTPPADAPAPSPAAVAVPGVKPAPAPAPQKGEANAEDRRKKLFGAFDKSAKPTEPEELEGAEDGDPDGDSAVAEGERYYGLLKSQVRRHYNVADTIPDAERLYLKAQVAMKLGRAGEVLDVSLAKASGNELFDAAVVAAVRKASPFSPPPDALRDALQKNGVVLVFSP, encoded by the coding sequence ATGAGCTCCGCGGTGACCCACAGTCTGCTGGTGACACGGCCCACGCGGCTGTCCCGCTTCCTTGTCTTCTCCGTGGGCGGGCACGTGGCGGTGCTCGCGGCGGCGCTGCTCTACGCGCGCTTCACGTCCGCGCCGAAGGTGGACCTGGACCAGAAGCCCATCAACGCGTCGCTGGTGCGGCTGGGCAAGCCGCGCGACCCCAAGCTTTTGCCGCGCAAGGAGGTGGCGCAGCCGCCGCCCAAGGAGGTCGTGGCGAAGCCCACGCCCACGCCGCCCGCGGACGCGCCCGCGCCCTCCCCCGCCGCGGTGGCGGTGCCCGGCGTGAAGCCCGCGCCGGCGCCCGCGCCCCAGAAGGGCGAAGCGAACGCGGAGGACCGGCGCAAGAAGCTGTTCGGCGCGTTCGACAAGTCCGCGAAGCCCACGGAGCCGGAGGAACTGGAGGGGGCCGAGGACGGCGACCCCGACGGTGACTCCGCGGTGGCGGAGGGCGAGCGGTACTACGGCCTCCTGAAGTCCCAGGTGCGCCGTCACTACAACGTGGCGGACACCATCCCCGACGCGGAGCGCCTGTACCTCAAGGCGCAGGTGGCCATGAAGCTGGGCCGCGCGGGTGAAGTGCTGGACGTGAGCCTGGCCAAGGCCAGCGGCAACGAGCTGTTCGACGCGGCGGTGGTGGCCGCCGTGCGCAAGGCCTCTCCCTTCTCTCCTCCCCCCGATGCGCTTCGCGACGCGCTCCAGAAGAACGGCGTCGTCCTGGTGTTCAGCCCATGA
- a CDS encoding LpqB family beta-propeller domain-containing protein — protein sequence MKALLLSLLLVPALVLAQAPVIEISGANFRPLPLAAPAPVVQEGADKKAAQAFDAAFTYDLTASGIFQVLDRAGFTADAKEGMTAGSINFSRWADVGAESLVKVSLAQDGGALRGELRLFSVATGKEELKVSKDAPAGEPRQLAHALADALYRHFTREASPFLSRITYVRKAGANRDVYVADWDGMGAQALTKGGTHILPTLSPSGQVAFTSYRKNRPDIYVQTPGGEAKALVTDGQMATGIAYSPDGKRIAYALAEGESAQIYVAAADGSGAKAITDTPYGLNTSPTWSPDGKRIAFVSNRGGSPQVYVMNADGSGVKRLTFQGNYNQTPDWSPRGDLIAFTARDERNAFDLFTVNVDTGKVTRLTQDQGNNEEPTFSPNGRLIMFSSNRNGAAHLWVMTSDGNNQVPLPMEKGNWLTPDWGTAPAAK from the coding sequence ATGAAAGCCCTCCTGCTGTCGCTCCTCCTCGTCCCCGCGCTGGTGCTGGCGCAGGCGCCCGTCATCGAAATCTCCGGCGCGAACTTCCGCCCGCTGCCGCTCGCGGCCCCCGCGCCCGTGGTGCAGGAGGGCGCGGACAAGAAGGCCGCCCAGGCGTTCGACGCCGCCTTCACGTACGACCTCACCGCCTCCGGCATCTTCCAGGTGCTGGACCGCGCCGGCTTCACCGCCGACGCGAAGGAGGGCATGACGGCGGGCAGCATCAACTTCAGCCGCTGGGCGGACGTGGGCGCGGAGTCGCTGGTGAAGGTGTCGCTCGCGCAGGACGGCGGCGCGCTGCGCGGCGAGCTGCGCCTGTTCAGCGTGGCCACGGGCAAGGAGGAGCTGAAGGTGTCCAAGGACGCGCCGGCCGGTGAGCCCCGGCAGCTGGCGCACGCGCTGGCGGACGCGCTCTACCGGCACTTCACCCGCGAGGCGAGCCCCTTCCTGTCGCGCATCACCTACGTGCGCAAGGCGGGCGCCAACCGCGACGTGTACGTGGCGGACTGGGACGGCATGGGCGCGCAGGCGCTCACCAAGGGCGGCACGCACATCCTCCCCACGCTCAGCCCGTCCGGCCAGGTGGCCTTCACGTCCTACCGGAAGAACCGGCCGGACATCTACGTGCAGACCCCCGGCGGCGAGGCGAAGGCGCTGGTGACGGACGGGCAGATGGCCACGGGCATCGCGTACTCGCCGGACGGCAAGCGCATCGCGTACGCGCTGGCGGAGGGTGAGAGCGCGCAAATCTACGTCGCCGCGGCGGACGGCTCCGGCGCGAAGGCCATCACCGACACGCCCTACGGCCTCAACACCAGCCCCACCTGGTCGCCGGACGGCAAGAGAATCGCTTTCGTGTCCAACCGGGGCGGCAGCCCGCAGGTGTACGTGATGAACGCGGACGGCTCCGGCGTGAAGCGGCTCACCTTCCAGGGCAACTACAACCAGACGCCGGACTGGTCGCCGCGCGGGGACCTCATCGCCTTCACCGCGCGCGACGAGCGCAACGCCTTCGACCTCTTCACCGTCAACGTGGACACGGGCAAGGTGACGCGCCTCACGCAGGACCAGGGCAACAACGAGGAGCCCACCTTCTCCCCCAACGGCCGGCTCATCATGTTCAGCTCGAACCGCAACGGCGCCGCGCACCTGTGGGTGATGACCTCCGACGGCAACAACCAGGTGCCGCTCCCCATGGAGAAGGGCAACTGGCTGACCCCTGACTGGGGCACCGCTCCGGCGGCGAAGTAG
- the tolR gene encoding protein TolR, translated as MGMGGGKGGGGRTTMSEINVTPMVDVMLVLLIIFMVTAPLIQQGVKVNLPETKAAPVEATEKKVVLSIDAGRKVYIGDAEVALEELETKLAANAKAQADKEVYLHADRDVPYGVVVEVMAAAQRAGISNVGMITEPATGSKASNSGKAAPASSGKGKPKEAKR; from the coding sequence ATGGGCATGGGCGGAGGCAAGGGCGGCGGTGGCCGCACCACCATGAGCGAGATCAACGTCACGCCCATGGTGGACGTGATGCTGGTGCTGCTCATCATCTTCATGGTGACGGCGCCCCTCATCCAGCAGGGCGTGAAGGTGAACCTGCCGGAGACCAAGGCGGCCCCGGTGGAGGCGACGGAGAAGAAGGTCGTCCTCTCCATCGACGCGGGGCGCAAGGTCTACATCGGAGACGCGGAGGTCGCGCTGGAGGAGCTGGAGACGAAGCTCGCCGCCAACGCGAAGGCGCAGGCCGACAAGGAGGTCTACCTCCACGCGGACCGGGACGTGCCGTACGGCGTGGTGGTGGAGGTGATGGCGGCGGCCCAGCGCGCGGGCATCTCCAACGTGGGGATGATCACGGAACCGGCCACGGGCTCCAAGGCGTCCAACTCCGGCAAGGCCGCCCCCGCGTCCAGCGGCAAGGGCAAGCCCAAGGAGGCGAAGCGCTAG
- a CDS encoding Ppx/GppA phosphatase family protein produces the protein MPRFASIDIGTNSVLLLVADRLPDGRFQAVVERAEITRLGRGVDTHRVLSSDGMEATLSVLVAFANEARELGAEGIAVSATSAARDAKNGADFIAAAQARAGVTVEIIPGEMEAQLSFAAVAQDFGSEAAGPLLVVDIGGGSTEFIYGSDAGTVAFRHSFDVGAVRLTERYVRTDPLSPDERGAIEAHLRDTFSALPPPPPAAMLVGVAGTVTTLFAVQHQMATYDAEAVHGGTLSRGELDALTDRLCALPLDARRALPGLQPKRADVIPAGALILREAVRALGLEACRVSDRGLRWGLLAHRFGSGSGSSRS, from the coding sequence ATGCCGCGCTTCGCATCCATCGACATCGGGACCAACTCCGTGCTGCTGCTGGTCGCGGACCGCCTGCCGGACGGGCGCTTCCAGGCCGTGGTGGAGCGCGCGGAGATCACCCGCCTGGGCCGGGGCGTGGACACCCACCGCGTCCTGTCCTCCGACGGCATGGAGGCCACGCTGTCCGTGCTGGTGGCCTTCGCCAACGAGGCCCGCGAGCTGGGCGCGGAGGGCATCGCCGTCTCCGCCACCAGCGCCGCGCGCGACGCGAAGAACGGCGCGGACTTCATCGCCGCGGCCCAGGCCCGCGCGGGCGTGACGGTGGAGATCATCCCCGGGGAGATGGAGGCGCAGCTGTCCTTCGCCGCGGTGGCCCAGGACTTCGGGAGCGAGGCCGCGGGGCCGCTGCTCGTGGTGGACATTGGCGGCGGGTCCACGGAGTTCATCTACGGCAGCGACGCCGGCACGGTGGCCTTCCGCCACAGCTTCGACGTGGGCGCCGTGCGGCTCACGGAGCGCTACGTGCGCACCGACCCGCTGTCCCCCGACGAGCGCGGCGCCATCGAGGCGCACCTGCGCGACACCTTCTCCGCCCTGCCCCCGCCGCCTCCCGCCGCGATGCTGGTGGGCGTGGCCGGCACGGTGACGACGCTGTTCGCCGTGCAGCACCAGATGGCGACCTACGACGCGGAAGCGGTCCATGGCGGCACGCTGTCCCGGGGCGAGCTGGACGCGCTCACGGACCGGCTGTGCGCCCTGCCCCTGGACGCGCGGCGGGCGCTGCCCGGCCTCCAGCCCAAGCGCGCGGACGTCATCCCCGCGGGGGCCCTCATCCTGCGCGAAGCGGTGAGGGCGCTGGGCCTGGAGGCGTGCCGCGTGAGTGACCGCGGCCTGCGCTGGGGCCTGCTGGCACACCGCTTCGGCTCTGGCTCCGGCTCCTCTCGCTCATGA